The Candidatus Korarchaeota archaeon NZ13-K region CCAAGGAGATATGTTATAGCTCTGCAGAAGGATCGTCGATGTGTAGGCTCCGAGGGCCAGGAAGGCCGCGTGCCCCAGTGAGAACTGACCACCATACCCTCCTATAACATCCCAGCTCATCGCCAGGAAGGCCCAAAGGTACGCTTGCATTAGGATGGAGATTGTGAGCTCATCGACGAAGAGGGGGAGCGCTGCCCCCACAATTAGTAGCGCGACCGAGAGCGTCAGCTTCATCATGAGCCTCATATCAGACCCTCCTCAGGGCCTTACCGAAGAGACCCTGTGGCCTCAGGAGGAGAATCATCAAGAAGACGGCGTAAACTAAGATCTGCCTGAAGGCGTTGGAGAAGATTATCGTGCCCAATCCCTCTAAGATGCCTATCAATATACCAGCGAAGATCACTCCATAGATGGTGCCCAGCCCGGCGAAGATCACGACCACGTACGAGGCTATGTCCCAAACGGAGCCGGCGAGGGGTCTTATGTTCGGATAGAAAGTGGAGACCAAGACGCCGGCCATGCCTGCCAGGGCCACCCCCAGTCCGAACGTCATGAGCCTGATCCTCGGGACATCTATACCCACGACTCTCGCTCCGATCGGGTTTTGAGACACCGCCCTTATGGCCTTCCCTATCCTAACCCTCCTGAGGAACTGGTCCACCGCGACTATCGAGATTATGGAAATCATGAAGGCTATTGCCTCGGCAACGCTGGTCCTCACCCCGAGGACCTCCAAGAAAGTGTTCTTGTAGGAGTTGTAATAAGACCTGGGGCTCGGGGACCAGAGAATCAAGGCGAGACTCTCCAGAATGACGGATATGCCGAGGGTAGTCAGCAGGGTGGCCTCATGTCCCCCTGGCTTCTCCACAACGGGCTCTATGGCGATGATATGAGTCATCATACCGAGCAGGCCCAGCAAGATGAACGATACTATCGCCGCTATGTATGGGTCTATGCCCAATAAGGTCACTGTCCAGAAGGCGACGTACATTCCCAGCATGAGGAAATCGCCGTGCGCCCAGTTGACGGCCTTCATGACCCCCCATATCAGGGAGAGGCCTAGGGCGGTGAGCCCGTAAACCCCTCCTAGAATCGTGTAGGATACCAGCAATTGAGTGTAAGCGCCCAACTCGATCAAGGGTGATCCCCCCGTCACTTTCCCGATGCGAATGCGAAGGAGAGGGAAAAAATTGATGAGTGATGTGAAGTCACCTCTTCTCCTACGATGGAGCTGGAAATACAGCTTTCACCGGAGCGAACTCCAGTGGCCAGACCACTCTCAATCTCTCATTGAGGATCTGGGCCATCGCCACAATTGCCTCCGGGTTCTGGTGATTGGGCACGGTGAGATCGACTCCCCATGGCATCAGCGGGAGCTCACCAGCCGGTATCTTTGTGGTCTCGAGGGCATCCCTGACGGCATTCCTGAAGGCCTTTAAGTCGCCGGGATCGGCTCCGGAATCAAGGGCCTTCTGTATTGCCACCGCTAGCACGTAGGTGCCCACGTAGTTTAAGGCTGAGCTTCCCACCATGCTCCTACCGTAAATCCTGTTGAAGTCCTGGTCTATCCAGGCCCACTTACTCAAGACCTTGGAGTTCAGAAAGTCGGGTAGCCACTCGGTCTGAGTGTACCCATAATTGGCATACGATCCAAGCTGCTGGATGAACTCTACCCTAGCCTGCCCAGCAGCTCCGGCACCAACATAAGCCTTCGGGCTCCAACCGAGCTTCTTCATCGTCTGCACGAAGAGAACAGCGTCTTTCAGGTATGCCACGTGGAACACCAAATCAGGGTTCTTCGTCTTGAGTTTGGCGACCATATCATCCATACTAGTGACCTCCTCAGCCGGATAGCTCTCCTCATACACTATCTCAGCGTTCGGGAAGAACATATTGAGGTATTTCTTTAAGCCATTGGTGGTGAAGACTCCGAAGTCGGAGTTCTCGTATATAAGGGCCACGGACTTTATGGACTTCACATCGACTCCGTTAGCCTTTGCTATGTCAGCCATGGCCCATAGAGTATCATATGCGTATTTGCTGGCGTTAGCACATGTTCTGAAGACATACTTCCATCCCTGGGCCGTGATCTTGTCGGATATAGCCTCTGGGTCCACGTAGGGCAGGCCTATCCTCTCAGCCTCAGCGGCCGTGGGATAAGTCACCGCTGAGTTGTAGGCTCCTATCACAGCGACCACCCCCTCTTGGTCCAGCCTTCTCAGCTCAGTCACGCCAACGTCCTGCTTAGTCTGCGTATCTGCAATGACGAGCTTTATCGTAAATCTGATGTTCGGGTACTTGCTCTGATTTATGTGGAGGGCCGCCAGCTGTATTCCCCTCAGATCCTCCTGACCGATGAGCGCGGAGTCGCCTGACAAGGGGAGGAGGACCCCCACCTTGATCTCCACC contains the following coding sequences:
- a CDS encoding branched-chain amino acid ABC transporter permease, giving the protein MYFQLHRRRRGDFTSLINFFPLLRIRIGKVTGGSPLIELGAYTQLLVSYTILGGVYGLTALGLSLIWGVMKAVNWAHGDFLMLGMYVAFWTVTLLGIDPYIAAIVSFILLGLLGMMTHIIAIEPVVEKPGGHEATLLTTLGISVILESLALILWSPSPRSYYNSYKNTFLEVLGVRTSVAEAIAFMISIISIVAVDQFLRRVRIGKAIRAVSQNPIGARVVGIDVPRIRLMTFGLGVALAGMAGVLVSTFYPNIRPLAGSVWDIASYVVVIFAGLGTIYGVIFAGILIGILEGLGTIIFSNAFRQILVYAVFLMILLLRPQGLFGKALRRV